In Streptomyces sp. NBC_01707, a genomic segment contains:
- a CDS encoding VOC family protein, translating to MDITIHTSFLPHDDPDASLAFYRDTLGFEVRSDFGQGKMRWITVGPAGQPDTSILLAPPAADPGVTEDERRTIAEMMAKGTYGWILLATRDLNGTFEKVQASDAEVVQEPTEQPYGIRDCAFRDPAGNLVRIQELR from the coding sequence ATGGACATCACCATTCACACAAGCTTCCTCCCGCATGACGACCCGGACGCGTCACTGGCCTTCTACCGCGACACCCTCGGCTTCGAGGTCCGCAGCGACTTCGGGCAGGGCAAGATGCGCTGGATCACGGTCGGCCCTGCCGGCCAGCCCGACACGTCCATCCTCCTGGCGCCGCCGGCTGCCGACCCTGGGGTCACCGAGGACGAGCGCCGCACCATCGCCGAGATGATGGCCAAGGGCACCTACGGGTGGATCCTGCTGGCCACCCGGGACCTCAACGGCACTTTCGAGAAGGTGCAGGCCAGCGATGCCGAGGTCGTGCAGGAGCCGACCGAGCAGCCGTACGGCATCCGCGACTGCGCCTTCCGTGATCCCGCGGGCAACCTGGTCCGCATCCAGGAGCTTCGCTGA
- a CDS encoding lamin tail domain-containing protein gives MSASRTVRRLVATGLAAGSLVAVVAMPASADDGHHRGRHHQTYSRVVLGGIQYNSPGVDDHSNRSLNGEWVEVTNTGYRPVNLDGWTLSNRDGKRYRFDDLRLGARATVRVHTGRGYDTRAHVYQDRRFDYVWSNYSDKATLRDDHGRTVDTKSWGRDRDHRYNDRGHRR, from the coding sequence GTGTCTGCTTCTCGTACTGTCCGTCGTCTCGTCGCTACCGGTCTGGCGGCCGGTTCCCTTGTCGCCGTCGTGGCGATGCCGGCATCGGCCGACGACGGCCACCACCGTGGCCGTCACCACCAGACGTACTCCCGTGTGGTGCTCGGCGGCATCCAGTACAACAGCCCGGGCGTCGACGACCACTCCAACCGTTCGCTGAACGGGGAATGGGTCGAGGTCACCAACACCGGCTACCGGCCGGTGAACCTGGACGGATGGACACTGTCGAACCGGGACGGCAAGCGCTACCGCTTCGACGACCTGCGTCTGGGCGCCCGGGCCACCGTCCGCGTCCACACCGGACGCGGCTACGACACCCGCGCCCACGTCTACCAGGACCGCCGCTTCGACTACGTCTGGAGCAACTACTCCGACAAGGCCACCCTGCGCGACGACCACGGTCGGACCGTCGACACCAAGTCCTGGGGCCGCGACCGCGACCACCGCTACAACGACCGCGGACACCGCCGCTGA
- a CDS encoding helix-turn-helix transcriptional regulator produces the protein MCHPSWGRARIVAHRLNDLARLRRVRDRIDREYAQPLNVEALARGVNMSAGHLSRQFRLAYGESPYTYLMTRRIERATALLRRGDLSVTEVCFAVGCSSLGTFSTRFTELVGMPPSAYRRRATGAVAGMPPCVAKQVTRPVRNQEAPAVEPQLA, from the coding sequence ATGTGTCACCCTTCGTGGGGGCGCGCACGCATCGTGGCGCATCGCCTGAACGACCTCGCGCGACTGCGCCGCGTCCGCGACCGGATCGACCGCGAGTACGCGCAGCCGCTGAACGTCGAGGCGCTCGCCCGCGGCGTGAACATGTCGGCCGGGCACCTCAGTCGCCAGTTCCGGCTGGCCTACGGCGAGTCGCCGTACACGTACTTGATGACGCGTCGCATCGAGCGTGCGACGGCGCTGCTGCGGCGTGGCGATCTCAGCGTCACCGAGGTCTGCTTCGCGGTCGGCTGCTCATCGCTGGGCACGTTCAGCACCCGTTTCACCGAGCTGGTCGGCATGCCGCCCAGCGCCTACCGGCGCCGCGCAACAGGCGCGGTGGCGGGGATGCCGCCGTGCGTGGCGAAACAGGTGACAAGACCGGTCAGGAATCAAGAAGCGCCGGCCGTCGAGCCGCAACTAGCGTGA